GGTCACCTTTCGCGGGTCGCTGCTGCGCGCCATGGTCGAGCGGGGGCATCGCGTGGTCGCCTGCGCCCCCGCGGCCTCGCCGGAGATCGTGGAGGCGCTGGCGGGCATGGGGGTCACGTACCGCGACGTCCCCTTCAACCGCACCGGGCTGCGGCCGGACGAGGACCTGCGCACCCTGGCCGCGCTGGTGGCGCTCTTTCGCGAGGTGCGGCCGGACGTGATCCTGGGCTACACCATCAAGCCGGTGATCTGGGGGCTGCTGGCGGCACGGATCGCGCGGGTGCCGCGGCGCTTCGCCATGATCACGGGGCTCGGCTACGCCTTCATGAGCGAGGGGCGCGAGGGAAGGGTGGTGCGGGCCCTGGCCCGGCGGCTCTACCGGCTCAGCCTGCGCGGCGCGGACCGCGTCTTCTTCCAGAACCCGGACGACCGCGCCACATTCGAGCGGCTGCGCCTCGTGCGCGACCCCGGGCAGGGAGTGATCGTCAACGGCAGCGGCGTGGAGACCGACCACTACACGCCGGTGCCGCTGCCAGAAGGGCCCGCCTCGTTCCTGCTGATGGCGCGCTTCCTGGCGGACAAGGGGATCCGCGAGTTCGTGGAGGCCGCGCGCATGGTCCGCGCGCGGCACCCGGAGGCGGTCTTCCGCATGGCGGGGTTCCGCGACGACGACAACCCCACCAGCATCTCGCAGGAGGAGCTGGACGCGTGGGGGCGCGAGGGGATCGTCGAGTTCCTGGGCTGGCTGCCGGACGTGCGTCCCACCATCGCCGGGACCACCGTGTACGTCCTCCCCTCCTACGGCGAGGGGACGCCGCGCTCGGTGCTGGAGGCGATGGCGATGGGGCGCCCCATCGTGACCACCGACGCACCCGGCTGCCGCGAGACGGTGCGGGACGGCGTCAACGGCTTCCTGGTGCCCGTACGCGACGCCGCCGCGCTGGCCCGGGCCATGGAGGCGCTGGTGGTGGACCGCGCGCTGGTGGAGCGGATGGGGCGCGAGTCCCGCCGCATCGCCGAAGAGAAGTACGACGTCCACAAGGTAAACCGCGTCATCCTGGAGACGATGGGTCTGGCGGGCCCGGAGCCGGCGTGAGCGCGGCCGTCAAGCGCCTGGTGGACGTGCTGGCGTCGGCGGGGGGGCTGCTGGTGCTCTCGCCCGTGCTCCTGGCCGTGGCGGTGGCGGTTCGCTGGTCGATGGGCTCGCCGGTCCTCTTCCGGCAGGTGCGCCCCGGGCGGCACGCGGTGCCGTTCGCGATGTACAAGTTCCGCACGATGCGCGACGCGCACGACGAGAACGGGAACCCGCTGCCCGACGGCGAGCGGCTGACGGCGGTGGGGCGCTTCCTGCGCAAGACCAGCCTCGACGAGCTGCCGGAGCTCATCAACGTGCTCCGCGGCGACATGAGCCTGGTGGGGCCGCGCCCTCTGCTGATGCGCTACCTGCCGTACTACACGCCGCGGGAGCAGCGCCGGCACGACGTACGGCCGGGGATCACCGGCTGGGCGCAGGTGAACGGCCGCAACACCGCCCGCTGGGCCGAGCGGCTGGAGATGGACGTGTGGTACGTGGAGCACCAGAGCCTCTGGCTCGACCTCAAGGTGCTCGCGCGCACGGCCGCCTCGCTGCTGGGGCAGAAGGGCGTGGTGGTGGACCCCCGCAGCG
Above is a genomic segment from Longimicrobium sp. containing:
- a CDS encoding glycosyltransferase family 4 protein — translated: MGALSSAPTTVLVLGGYAQSLVTFRGSLLRAMVERGHRVVACAPAASPEIVEALAGMGVTYRDVPFNRTGLRPDEDLRTLAALVALFREVRPDVILGYTIKPVIWGLLAARIARVPRRFAMITGLGYAFMSEGREGRVVRALARRLYRLSLRGADRVFFQNPDDRATFERLRLVRDPGQGVIVNGSGVETDHYTPVPLPEGPASFLLMARFLADKGIREFVEAARMVRARHPEAVFRMAGFRDDDNPTSISQEELDAWGREGIVEFLGWLPDVRPTIAGTTVYVLPSYGEGTPRSVLEAMAMGRPIVTTDAPGCRETVRDGVNGFLVPVRDAAALARAMEALVVDRALVERMGRESRRIAEEKYDVHKVNRVILETMGLAGPEPA
- a CDS encoding sugar transferase, translated to MSAAVKRLVDVLASAGGLLVLSPVLLAVAVAVRWSMGSPVLFRQVRPGRHAVPFAMYKFRTMRDAHDENGNPLPDGERLTAVGRFLRKTSLDELPELINVLRGDMSLVGPRPLLMRYLPYYTPREQRRHDVRPGITGWAQVNGRNTARWAERLEMDVWYVEHQSLWLDLKVLARTAASLLGQKGVVVDPRSAMLNLDEERWPGGEPR